A window from Falco naumanni isolate bFalNau1 chromosome 3, bFalNau1.pat, whole genome shotgun sequence encodes these proteins:
- the CPLANE2 gene encoding ciliogenesis and planar polarity effector 2 isoform X1: MLEPWRVRAARGGEGLKGPPPAAGRSDPMGQDPPRRPAVGGLMAERGGPVLEPGWLLSPAGRPYRDSILHKNRRRVFGLLERPVLPPTLAAPTVTYKLFVSGKSSVGKTALVAVLAGTPVPPTHHETLGIEATTVHWPAKPRASGRPVIFQLHFWDCGDGALRKFEHLLPACKEEADAILFLFSFTDRSSFEELPALMSRVIGPDEENLVKVVVGTKFDLSPQADVTEGDVVAFEGTWGLPVLRAGSGPGLGGAGGGLARVAPLLDALVERLWRRDQIAAGVALEDEGTPPA, encoded by the exons ATGCTGGAACCCTGGAGGGTGCGTGCAgcccgggggggggagggtcttaagggccccccccccgctgcgGGGCGCAGTGACCCTATGGGGCAGGACCCCCCCCGTAGGCCCGCTGTCGGGGGGCTCATGGCGGAGCGGGGGGGCCCGGTGCTGGAGCCCGGCTGGCTCCTCTCCCCCGCCGGCCGCCCTTACCGGGACTCCATCCTCCACAAGAACCGGCGGAGAGTGTTCG GTCTGCTGGAGCGCCCGGTGCTGCCCCCCACCTTGGCCGCCCCCACTGTCACCTACAAACTCTTCGTCTCCGGCAAGAGCAGCGTGGGCAAGACGGCTTTGGTGGCCGTGCTGGCGGGGacccccgtgccccccacccACCATGAGACCCTGG gCATCGAGGCCACCACGGTGCACTGGCCGGCCAAGCCACGAGCCAGCGGCCGCCCCGTCATCTTCCAGCTGCATTTTTGGGATTGCGGAGACGGAGCGCTGAGAAAATTCGAGCATCTGCTACCG gcttgTAAGGAGGAGGCGGACgccatcctcttcctcttctccttcacCGACCGCTCGTCCTTCGAGGAGCTGCCAGCCCTCATGAGCCGGGTCATTGGCCCTGACGAAGAAAACCTCGTTAAGGTGGTCGTCGGCACCAA ATTCGACCTGTCCCCGCAGGCAGATGTGACAGAGGGGGATGTGGTGGCCTTCGAGGGGACCTGGGGGCTGCCGGTGctgcgggcgggcagcgggccAGGGCTcgggggggcgggtggggggctGGCCCGGGTCGCCCCCCTCCTCGACGCCCTGGTTGAGAGGCTCTGGCGGCGGGACCAGATCGCTGCTGGTGTCGCCCTGGAGGATGAGGGGACCCCCCCGGCCTGA
- the CPLANE2 gene encoding ciliogenesis and planar polarity effector 2 isoform X2, whose amino-acid sequence MAERGGPVLEPGWLLSPAGRPYRDSILHKNRRRVFGLLERPVLPPTLAAPTVTYKLFVSGKSSVGKTALVAVLAGTPVPPTHHETLGIEATTVHWPAKPRASGRPVIFQLHFWDCGDGALRKFEHLLPACKEEADAILFLFSFTDRSSFEELPALMSRVIGPDEENLVKVVVGTKFDLSPQADVTEGDVVAFEGTWGLPVLRAGSGPGLGGAGGGLARVAPLLDALVERLWRRDQIAAGVALEDEGTPPA is encoded by the exons ATGGCGGAGCGGGGGGGCCCGGTGCTGGAGCCCGGCTGGCTCCTCTCCCCCGCCGGCCGCCCTTACCGGGACTCCATCCTCCACAAGAACCGGCGGAGAGTGTTCG GTCTGCTGGAGCGCCCGGTGCTGCCCCCCACCTTGGCCGCCCCCACTGTCACCTACAAACTCTTCGTCTCCGGCAAGAGCAGCGTGGGCAAGACGGCTTTGGTGGCCGTGCTGGCGGGGacccccgtgccccccacccACCATGAGACCCTGG gCATCGAGGCCACCACGGTGCACTGGCCGGCCAAGCCACGAGCCAGCGGCCGCCCCGTCATCTTCCAGCTGCATTTTTGGGATTGCGGAGACGGAGCGCTGAGAAAATTCGAGCATCTGCTACCG gcttgTAAGGAGGAGGCGGACgccatcctcttcctcttctccttcacCGACCGCTCGTCCTTCGAGGAGCTGCCAGCCCTCATGAGCCGGGTCATTGGCCCTGACGAAGAAAACCTCGTTAAGGTGGTCGTCGGCACCAA ATTCGACCTGTCCCCGCAGGCAGATGTGACAGAGGGGGATGTGGTGGCCTTCGAGGGGACCTGGGGGCTGCCGGTGctgcgggcgggcagcgggccAGGGCTcgggggggcgggtggggggctGGCCCGGGTCGCCCCCCTCCTCGACGCCCTGGTTGAGAGGCTCTGGCGGCGGGACCAGATCGCTGCTGGTGTCGCCCTGGAGGATGAGGGGACCCCCCCGGCCTGA
- the EPHA2 gene encoding ephrin type-A receptor 2, translated as MAGTPPAFTLLFLTAVTPLAAEEVVLLDFAKAQGELGWLTQPYGKGWDLLQNVLNDSLIYIYSVCNVLEGEQENWLRTNWIYRGVAQRIFIELQFTVRDCNSFPTAGGGSCKETFNLYYAESDVDYGTNFQKRQFKKIDTIAPDEITVQDDFASRNVKLNVEVRSVGPLRRKGFYLAFQDLGACVALLSVRIYYKRCPAVLRGMARFPETVAGVDSQTLAEVRGRCVEEAVAEQAPALHCNADGEWLVPIGECLCRAGYEKVGETCQACPPGSFKATVSPEGCQPCPPHTLPSPAAAATCPCQDGFFRTPTDPPADPCTRPPSPPQGVTAVGLGATVQLRWSPPADPGGRRDVTYSVTCEQCWPESGECRPCDGGLRYSQPPRGLTGTGVTVTDLEPHVNYTFTVEAQNGVSPYSHHRSVAATTISVNQTEPPRVTSVSLDGRTATSLVLSWTVPPRQQSRVWKYEVTYSKKVDENSYSVLRCEGTSVTLPKLSPATAYVVRVQALTPDGHGAYSPQHEFETLPEGTEAMASTAVISGSVAGVIFVVLLLAILYILRRRRRSRPRQSAEDVYFSKSDQLKPLKTYVDPHTYEDPNQAMLKFTTEIPPSSITRQKVIGAGEFGEVYKGTLKRGKKEVPVAIKTLKVGYTEKQRVDFLSEATIMGQFCHHNIIRLEGVVSKYKPFMIITEYMENGALDKFLREKQGEFGVIQLVGMLRGIAAGMKYLANMNYVHRDLAARNILVNSNLVCKVSDFGLSRVLEDDPEATYTTSGGKIPIRWTAPEAISYRKFTSASDVWSYGIVMWEVMSYGERPYWELSNHEVMKAINEGFRLPAPLDCPSAIYQLMMQCWQQERSRRPRFADIVSILDKLIRAPDSLKALADFDPRVSIRLPSTSGSEGVPFRSVPEWLESIRMPQYTEHFMASGYSTIEKVLQMTSDDIKKIGVRLPGHQKRIAYSLLGLQEQLGAGGVSI; from the exons ATGGCTGGCACCCCCCCAGCCttcaccctcctcttcctcaccgCCGTCACCCCCCTGGCAGCCGAAGAAG TGGTCCTGCTGGACTTCGCCAAGGCgcagggggagctgggctggctgaCCCAGCCCTACGGCAAAGGG TGGGACCTGCTGCAGAACGTGCTGAACGACTCCTTGATCTACATCTACTCGGTGTGCAACGTGCTGGAGGGTGAGCAGGAGAACTGGCTCCGCACCAACTGGATCTACCGCGGTGTGGCCCAACGCATCTTCATCGAACTCCAATTCACCGTCCGCGACTGCAACAGCTTCCCCACCGCTGGCGGCGGCTCCTGCAAGGAGACCTTCAACCTCTACTACGCCGAATCCGACGTGGATTACGGCACCAACTTCCAAAAGAGACAGTTCAAGAAGATTGACACCATCGCACCGGATGAAATCACCGTCCAGGATGATTTTGCTTCCCGGAATGTTAAACTCAACGTTGAGGTCCGATCGGTGGGACCTCTCCGTCGGAAAGGTTTCTACTTGGCTTTCCAGGATTTGGGAGCGTGCGTGGCGTTGCTTTCCGTTCGGATTTATTACAAGAGGTGCCCGGCTGTTTTACGGGGGATGGCTCGCTTCCCCGAGACGGTGGCCGGCGTCGACTCGCAGACCTTGGCCGAGGTGCGGGGAAGGTGCGTGGAGGAGGCGGTGGCCGAGCAGGCGCCCGCGCTGCACTGCAACGCCGACGGCGAGTGGCTGGTGCCCATCGGGGAGTGCCTGTGCCGCGCTGGCTATGAGAAAGTGGGAGAGACTTGCCAAG CTTGCCCCCCCGGCTCCTTCAAGGCCACCGTGTCCCCCgagggctgccagccctgcccgccccacaccctgccctcccctgctgccgccgccacctgcccctgccaggACGGCTTCTTCCGCACCCCCACCGACCCCCCCGCCGACCCCTGCACCC gtcccccctcgcccccccaAGGTGTcacagctgtggggctgggggccacgGTGCAGCTGCGTTGGTCCCCCCCTGCTGACCCCGGTGGCCGTAGGGATGTCACCTACAGCGTCACCTGTGAGCAGTGCTGGCCGGAGAGCGGGGAGTGCCGTCCCTGCGACGGGGGGCTCCGCTATtcgcagcccccccgggggtTGACGGGGACGGGGGTCACCGTCACCGACCTGGAGCCACATGTCAACTACACCTTCACCGTCGAAGCCCAGAATGGCGTGTCACCCTACAGCCACCACCGTAGTGTAGCTGCCACCACCATCAGCGTCAACCAGACGG AGCCACCTCGGGTGACATCGGTGAGCCTGGATGGACGGACGGCCACCAGCTTGGTCCTCTCCTGGACGGTGCCACCGCGGCAGCAGAGTCGGGTCTGGAAATACGAGGTCACCTACAGCAAGAAG GTGGATGAGAACAGCTACTCAGTGCTGCGCTGCGAGGGCACCTCCGTCACCCTCCCCAAGTTGTCCCCTGCCACCGCCTACGTGGTGCGGGTCCAGGCGCTCACCCCGGACGGCCACGGTGCCTACAGCCCCCAGCACGAGTTCGAGACCCTGCCCGAGG GCACCGAGGCCATGGCATCCACCGCTGTCATCAGCGGCTCCGTCGCTGGTGTCATCTTTGTTGTCCTCCTCTTGGCCATTCTCTACATCCTCCGTCG gaggaggaggtcaCGGCCACGCCAGTCTGCCGAGGATGTCTACTTCTCCAAGTCAG ACCAGCTGAAGCCCCTCAAGACCTACGTTGACCCACACACCTACGAAGACCCCAACCAAGCCATGCTCAAGTTCACCACTGAGATCCCTCCATCTTCCATCACCCGCCAGAAGGTCATCGGCGCCG GTGAATTTGGGGAGGTCTACAAGGGCACCCTGAAGCGTGGTAAGAAGGAGGTGCCGGTGGCCATCAAGACCTTGAAGGTGGGCTACACGGAGAAGCAACGGGTGGACTTCTTGAGCGAAGCGACCATCATGGGCCAGTTCTGCCACCACAACATCATCCGCCTGGAAGGGGTCGTCTCCAAGT ACAAACCCTTCATGATCATCACGGAGTACATGGAGAACGGCGCGCTGGATAAATTCCTGCGG gAAAAACAGGGGGAATTCGGCGTCATCCAGCTGGTGGGCATGTTGCGGGGCATCGCCGCCGGCATGAAGTACTTGGCCAACATGAATTACGTCCACCGGGATCTGGCCGCCCGGAATATCTTGGTGAACAGCAACCTGGTGTGCAAAGTGTCCGATTTTGGGCTTTCACGGGTGTTGGAAGACGACCCCGAAGCCACCTATACCACCAGC GGGGGGAAGATCCCCATCCGCTGGACGGCGCCCGAAGCCATCTCCTACCGCAAGTTCACCTCCGCCAGCGACGTCTGGAGCTACGGCATCGTCATGTGGGAGGTGATGTCCTACGGCGAGCGCCCGTACTGGGAGCTCTCAAACCACGAG GTGATGAAGGCCATCAACGAGGGCTTCCGCCTGCCGGCGCCCCTGGATTGTCCCTCTGCCATCTACCAGCTGATgatgcagtgctggcagcaggagcgCAGCCGGCGTCCCAGGTTTGCCGATATCGTCAGCATCCTCGACAAGCTCATCCGCGCCCCCGACTCCCTTAAGGCGCTGGCAGACTTCGACCCCCG GGTCTCCATCCGCCTGCCCAGCACCAGTGGCTCAGAGGGCGTCCCCTTCCGCTCCGTCCCTGAGTGGCTGGAGTCCATTAGGATGCCCCAGTACACGGAGCACTTCATGGCCTCGGGCTACAGCACCATCGAGAAGGTCCTGCAGATGACCAGCGA CGACATCAAGAAAATCGGGGTGCGCCTGCCGGGGCACCAGAAGCGCATCGCCTAcagcctgctggggctgcaggagcagctcgGGGCCGGGGGGGTCTCCATTTAA